The following proteins are encoded in a genomic region of Coriobacteriia bacterium:
- a CDS encoding recombinase family protein yields the protein MTDCVLYARVSTKEQQDEGYSLDAQRKALARFCDSHGLTPVASFEEAESASKPGRREFAEMVTYFASHPNVRTLVACKLDRVARNWNDSLALQNLGVRIRLVEGDVGEGPEGRLNADIQQSFANFYSLNLSREVKKGMHEKAVQGGWGHRAPLGYLNENKAIVPDPASADHVAFAFERYSTGLVSLVDLANEVYARGLRTKGGNKVGKSTLHHALTNPIYCGLIRENGELHQGQHSPLVSARLFEQVQAAFEPNRNGNKQHKHEFLLRGFLTCADCGCKITAQETKGHVYYRCTHGKGKDACGQRGTVREERLVPQVADVLRKIALKPHHVSALLRHAEELDSDLVGESLRQQEALRLQIAEVERKASLLADKLLDGTVSDTVYREKAKALTDEGNAFKLRLSALQTTPIETTPLVKALTDAAAGASITFENASPEVAREVLALTLSNLSLSHGEIVSYQWKRPFEVLELDSKGALCEEWWAIEDLNL from the coding sequence GTGACCGACTGCGTTCTCTACGCTCGCGTCAGCACAAAAGAACAGCAAGACGAGGGCTACTCGCTCGATGCCCAGCGCAAGGCTCTGGCACGGTTCTGCGACTCTCACGGCCTGACTCCCGTCGCTTCCTTCGAAGAGGCCGAGAGCGCCAGCAAGCCGGGGCGCAGAGAGTTCGCTGAGATGGTGACGTACTTTGCCTCGCATCCAAACGTCCGGACGCTCGTCGCGTGCAAGCTTGATAGAGTCGCCCGCAACTGGAACGACAGCCTCGCACTACAAAACCTCGGGGTGAGGATCAGACTCGTGGAGGGCGACGTCGGCGAGGGTCCGGAAGGACGGCTCAACGCCGACATTCAACAGTCATTCGCCAACTTCTACTCGCTGAATCTAAGCCGCGAAGTTAAGAAGGGGATGCACGAGAAGGCGGTCCAAGGGGGGTGGGGCCATCGTGCCCCGCTGGGCTACCTGAACGAGAACAAGGCCATCGTGCCTGACCCTGCCAGCGCCGACCACGTGGCCTTCGCCTTCGAACGGTACTCCACGGGCCTCGTCTCACTTGTCGATCTCGCAAACGAAGTGTACGCGCGTGGCCTGCGCACCAAGGGTGGAAACAAGGTCGGTAAGAGCACGCTTCACCACGCGCTCACGAATCCGATCTACTGCGGACTCATCCGAGAGAACGGTGAGCTGCATCAGGGGCAGCACTCCCCTCTTGTCTCTGCACGCCTGTTCGAGCAAGTGCAGGCCGCATTCGAACCGAACCGCAACGGCAACAAGCAGCACAAACACGAGTTCCTGCTGCGCGGCTTCCTTACCTGCGCGGACTGTGGGTGCAAGATCACGGCTCAAGAGACCAAAGGCCACGTCTACTACCGCTGTACGCACGGCAAGGGCAAGGACGCCTGCGGGCAGCGTGGAACGGTACGCGAGGAGAGACTCGTGCCGCAGGTCGCTGACGTGCTGCGCAAGATAGCCCTCAAGCCGCACCACGTCTCTGCTCTCCTGCGACACGCCGAGGAACTGGACTCAGACCTTGTTGGCGAATCCCTGCGCCAGCAAGAGGCTCTGAGGCTCCAGATCGCGGAGGTCGAGCGCAAGGCCTCGCTGCTCGCTGACAAGCTGCTCGACGGCACGGTCAGTGATACGGTCTACCGTGAGAAGGCGAAAGCGCTGACCGATGAAGGCAACGCTTTCAAACTGCGCCTCTCGGCGCTTCAAACCACACCTATCGAGACAACGCCGCTGGTCAAGGCTCTGACTGACGCGGCGGCGGGCGCGAGCATCACCTTTGAGAACGCTTCCCCTGAGGTAGCACGGGAAGTGCTCGCGCTGACACTTTCAAACCTGTCGCTCTCTCACGGTGAAATAGTGTCCTACCAGTGGAAACGCCCCTTCGAAGTCCTCGAATTGGACTCCAAAGGGGCGCTATGTGAAGAATGGTGGGCGATAGAGGATTTGAACCTCTGA
- a CDS encoding UbiX family flavin prenyltransferase: MGACTVVVTGASGSCYGMRLIEQLVLAGHDVSVVFTEAGREVSAFELGFQLPSEDARVAAVALAAFLELPTADKLRVAYPEDMFDAMASGSHRTDAMIVAPCSMGFLASVAHGLADDLPERAADVMLKERRPLVLVPRETPMSLIHLRNLTAAAEAGAIIVPAMPAFYTKPESVDDLVNFVVGKVLDVLDVEHNLFKRWGS; encoded by the coding sequence ATGGGTGCATGCACGGTTGTCGTAACGGGGGCCTCGGGCAGCTGCTACGGCATGCGCCTGATCGAGCAGCTTGTGCTTGCTGGCCACGACGTCTCCGTCGTCTTCACCGAAGCAGGCCGAGAAGTCTCCGCCTTTGAGCTGGGCTTTCAGCTGCCGTCGGAGGATGCTCGGGTCGCAGCCGTGGCGCTGGCGGCGTTCCTAGAGCTCCCAACGGCTGACAAGTTGCGCGTCGCGTATCCCGAGGACATGTTCGACGCGATGGCTTCAGGCTCGCACCGCACCGACGCGATGATTGTCGCGCCGTGCTCGATGGGCTTCCTCGCCTCGGTCGCGCACGGCCTGGCGGACGACCTGCCGGAACGCGCGGCCGATGTGATGCTCAAGGAGCGCCGGCCGCTGGTTCTGGTGCCGCGTGAGACGCCGATGAGCCTCATCCACCTGCGCAATCTCACCGCCGCCGCCGAGGCTGGCGCAATCATCGTCCCTGCGATGCCTGCGTTCTACACAAAGCCGGAGTCCGTCGACGACCTCGTCAACTTCGTTGTGGGCAAGGTGCTCGACGTGCTCGATGTCGAGCACAACCTCTTCAAGCGCTGGGGTTCTTAG